Below is a genomic region from Prunus persica cultivar Lovell chromosome G3, Prunus_persica_NCBIv2, whole genome shotgun sequence.
CAGCCACATGTtaactatatataaaatataaaatataaatatataaaatatataaaatatatattaattaattatattggaCCGGTTCGGATTGGACCGGTTCCTTGTAGTAgaaaaccggaaccggaaccggtctgaaccggttcggtttggatttgactcggtttttgacttttttagtCAACACGGTTTTTTCCGGAttttttcggtttggtttggttcggttttgcGGTTTTGCGGTTctaatgcccacccctagtctGCATAATTGCACCATTCTCATGGCTCTTTCCTTTCTGTTTCATCTTTATCTGCTAGAGTGTCTCCAatcttcaatttcaaatttggcAAGCTTTAATCTCccgggtttttttttgggacaaaGAAAATCTTGATTTTCTAATTCTAGTTCATGATTTACAATACATCTCACCACAAAAAAAGCACAGTCGAGACGGAAATTAAGATTACAAAAAATGAAGTGTCACATTCCAATATATAGCAAAAGAGAACTCGGAaggggaaaataaaatttagattTCTTCACGATGAATCAGATACAACGTAGTCAATACAATTACAGAATCAGCCTATGGAATGACCATAGAGTTTCAGTACAAAGACTACAATACAAATTACGTCAAGATCTCTGAATTCTTCCACAAGAACTATCAAATTGTAACATTTTTTAAATGCACAACGGACCAATAGCTTCATTCCCTACTCCACACACCACTTATCGCTTTACGTACTCCAGCAGTGATGTGCAGAATTGCGAGCTCACTCCTGTATGAAACTTGAACCATTCAAAGTCCATAAAGCATGCATCACTGCTACCTCTGGCATTGAAGACAACAGAATTGAATGAGACAACTCCAAATACCATAAACAGAAAATATTATTTCCTCAAATTTAACAAAAGCACAATCTGCAGCCCACACAACAGTCAAAAAGCCAAATGCACCCAAACCAACTTTTTAGCCAGACTTAAGAGGGAAACAATAATGCCTTTCATGAAATAACTCTGAGGTTTGCAACATTCATATATCAGTTTTGTAGCCATCTATTTTCTCACTCACACTTCACATGAAAACCTTCGAGCAACATTGTTCTTCCTTCTTAATAAGTTTCAGTTGTAAATAAAAACAGTCCGATGACTTCAAGCCTAACATCTCCCATTTCCCTACAAGACCATATAATCACACAAGGAGAACAGGGGAACCAAGACTGATAGGAATCTATCTTAATCAAGGCATCAGTTTTCAGGTGTGGCCCCTCTAGACTTAACCTCTTATTCCTTCAGCTCTACAAGCCTATGGACGACTTCTTCAGAAAAACCTCACAATGACATAAATGGAGGCAATTATTGAAGCCTGATAAATTTAATCAGGTTACTTCCGGACCTCATCACAGAAACAGACCTTTGTCGCCTGCTTCAACTTTCTGTTTCGCTTGAAACCTCACAGGCTTTTTATTGCTTTCTTTAGCCCAAGATTGAATTTCTGATTTGATGCCATTTACTCAGTACCAAGAACAACCTCCaggaaagaaaatggaaaaaagccACTGGGCACTAAGCCCGTTGCAACTATTCTTCTCTCAAACCACTGCACACCATTAATATTCAAATCAAGTTGAATACTATTGACAAGATGCATTTGTTCTCCATTATTTATTACAGTCAAGGTAATTAATTCTAGCCTTAACAGTGATTCTGACCATATAACTTGTACATAAGGGTAGCCAGGAGGTGGCCTGGAGGTCCTTAGCAGATATATATCTCTTCCCTTTCAAACTCTGCAGAGCTATTGTATCAGATGTCCTTGGTGCAGATATTAATTTCCACTGCTCCTTCTCACCTTGTTTCAAACTACATGCTTTGATGCGGGTAGATGAAAAGGGGTGCTCCAGTGTTGTAGAGATTATTAGGCAAGGCTTTCTATGTTTCCTAAAGTTCTTTGCGCTTTCAGTCATGAAATAGCATGTCACAGGGTTTTGAATTGAAAGGCAAAGGAGCTACTATCACATTGGCATTTGATTTGTACTTGCAAAGTGtatgatttctctctctcaaaccaTTAACTCAAGAAACCCACACCACTTTGCAACAGTGACCCATACAACAAAGATTCATAATACTTGGAATAATGGAACCCATTAAACACCAAAAATTCAGATTTCAGAATGCAACATTGTTCAGCATTCGGTAGGGTTATCAAAATTATCTAAGCAATAAAGATATATACCCACCCATATGAAACTTGCTGGAAATGTAAATTTCAAAAGGACCCAAATATGCGAatctttccttcttccttttatAAAATCTTTCCATCATTTGGGACCAGAGAATGAAACCCATTAACTCAATCGAACCCATGAGCACCAATGTGACTAATAAATTCAAGTTGAGGACTTTCCCTCTTGGATGGTTCAATGCAACCCAAAACAACAGCAACACagcggaaaaaaaaacaataacaaaagaagagaaataaatTTGTGCACTAAATGAGAAACCCAAAAGCAGTTACCTTGAAGATTGGAGACAGCTTTCCAATGAGATGTGCCTCCAGGACAAGGAAGAAGAGCCATGACAAAGAGATTGGGTTGGAGTTGCAGCTATCATTGTTTCttgctttttggttttttgttttcctttacACTTTCACTTGGTTTGATtcgctctctccctctctctctctctctctctctcgatcGACAATATATATAGTCTATGCGTGGGTGCTTCTGTGCTGTGTCTGTAGGTTTAAGGAGGGTTTTAGGATTTGCACGAATTACGAGAAGGCTTAAACTTTGACTGTTCCTCTCCTGCCCCTCCCGCCAAATTTTCTTGTCGACTGGCCTTCAGTCCAGTCCAGTCCATTCTACAGTAATTTCAGTCGgaccaattaatttttttttaatttttaaattttctatctTTCTTTTGCCTTGCCATCTAAATTGTTAGCAGAAGAAACACCTAATTGTTTATTAGTATTATTACTTTACTTTGAGAAACTCCTCTCTTAATATTGTGGTTAAGATCAAAACGTTATTGACCATTAAACCAAAACAGGgcagtattttttttaaattaaaaagtaatatttGGCAAAGGGGAATTGAATAAGGACCTCAGGTGCAAGATGTTACTCTAAATCACTCAAGCTAAAAGTCATTTACAAGAATGGCTGTGATTGTGATTGAGCCTGGTATGCTTCTGTAAAAGCTTCACTCCGCATCACGCCAACCTGATGCAAACAGATTTCTTAGAAACCTTAGATACTCATCTTTTTATATTGGTGATATGTAAagccaaaatggtaaatatctTACCCTTGTCCTGTTATCACAAACCAAACTAGAATCCTAGGTTGATTGGCATTAAGCGCTGCCCGGTGttcaaattggtttttttttcttgttttttttgggtagcaTGCCTTCAGATAGGATCTTGCAAATGAATCTGTTCTAAGGTGAGCACAATGTTGCCTTCAGATTGGACCTTGCAACTGAATTTACTCACATGTTGACCAACCTTCTGGTATTTGTAAGCATAGAATACTACCAAGCTAGAGGGTTAACTCTCATTATAAATGCAATTTCTCTGTAAACGATCcatggttttttatttatgagaaAGCAATCCACGTTGATttgtgaagaaaagaaagcaaaagtcAGTCCATGCAGTCTTAACTCTTAACCAAGACACAAAACCACTCCCTGAAATACCAAAACAGACAAGGTGGCTGCATAAAGAACACATATATGGTTCCCTCCTGCTTGAAGTTGCAAGATTTATGCATTTGACTACTTCAAAGTAATCAGGAGATGAGAAGATTTAAGGAAGTATCAGTAGTAATACGATGCAAAGTTCCAACGATATTAAATGTTAACCCCATACTTCCGTCTGCGAGAGttcatcagatgaaagagatAACAGTGCTCAGAGTGGGGTTTTGCACACCTTGAACAAAATCAGCAGACAACTCATGGACAAGGAATATTGACTGAGTTACACCTCCTATATACATTCCACAATTATTCTAATTCAATACACCAGGTATGAAGGAGCAGTTCAATCAATATTGAAAGGCTTGCATGATATTAAGCTACACATTGCTGCACTTAAAATGAAGAACCAGATTATGCAAAGAAATGCTGTGATGATCTGTTGATTTGTAACTATAACACATCATCAAGGGACCTTGTTAATATGCTTGAATTATTCATGCTCTAATCATAAGTGATTTGTCAATCACTAAGTGGCTAATGGAATGAACTATAAACAAAGGAATGGATTtgctaataaaaaataattttcaattagTCGTCATCATTCTGCCATCACTTCTCCAGATCACTTGTAACTACTATTGATTGCAAATAAGGAAACAAACTCCCGAAAATTATACAGAGATTGTTTTCAGCACTCATTTTCATTCCTTGAAGTTTCAAGGTCTCACCCTCTTGGAAATAGAGATGCAAATTCACCCATGATGGGAAAGTAATAGACTCAGAGTGACTCAACCTTAGttcaaaattcagatttaAGCACATGCACAAACAAATAGAAACATAACCATTTTGTATGATCGCCATAACGAAGACATAAATTAAATAGGCAGAGTCaattcataaaataagaaaaagatcaTAACATCAATACCACAATAAAATACTGAACAATCAAAATTTCTGCCAAACAGACTTATCATGGACAGCCATACTTGCTCGGATGTGTTGAATTCCCGTCTGTAGCCTGCTATGCTGAATTACTCTATTGCTTTCTTACTTCTCTTAGCCATCTTCGGCTTTGCTTCTCCGCTCTTCAACTTCACATGTTcactcttcctcttctccttctttccAACAGACTCTTCGCCCTTGACTGGCAAATCATCTGCTTTCATCTTTGTAACATCTTGTTTCTTCCCCTTCGAAGACAACCCATCTTTCTTATGCTTGATAGTGGCATCATCTTCATCTACCATCTTagccaaaattttcaactgtTTCTCAACAGGAACCTCATCATCTCCATCTTTCACCTTAGCCGACTTTTTCAACTGTTTCTCATTGTTAAACTCACCCTTTTCCCCATTTAGTTCAGCATCATCTTTCACCTTAGCTGATTTCTTCAACCTTTTGTCACCCTTAGACTCACCAACAaccttttccttcttcctcttcttcttccccaatTCACCATTACCCGGTTCTTCATTCTCACGTTGCTTACCATCTCCAATATCCCCTTCAGCAAccacttcatcatcatcaagcacCTCACCAGCATTGCTATCCATATACCTCACTTCATGAATTCTACCCTTCTTCTTACTCACTTTCTCACTCTTCAAACTCTTACTCTCAGACTTAACAACCTTTTTCACTTCCTCCTTACCTTCCTCATCACTCTTAGCTCCCTCAATCTTCAATGTCAAATCGGGCACGGCCTGGTAAACCGGCAATGCAAGCGACTCCAGAAACTTCAAGTGAAATGACCTCACATCCCTCCACTTCTTAGGCACAATCTCCACAATCCCATTAATCGCCGCAAGCACATTCTCCACAATCTCATCAACGCTCATCGACACCTTCGCTACCCTGACCACGCTGCACGTCCCGGTACTCAAGAACAACAAGGCCGACCCACATGCCTTGTCAACCTGCTCTTTCCAATTCTTGTGCTCCAAGTCCACAGGAACCggaatcttcttcttcttaaaaaaCTGCTTCCCCAAATACTTCGGAAGCAAAGGCACAATCCGCCTATCAGCCAAAAACATATCATAAGAATACAACAGCTTCCTCTTGGCTTCAAAGGGCACGTAATCAGTCTTGAGCTTCGAAAGCTTCAAAATTTTCGAGATGGGTATGTTCTCGGccttgattttcttttggatGAAATCCTTGGTGAGATTGGACTTGGGTCCATCGTCGTATATCAAGCAGAGCTCGGAGAGCTGAGAATGGAGAGGATTTGGGAGAGGGACTTTGTAGGCGTTTATGCGAGCCTTTGGTGGGATTTTCTTGAGGGTGAGAACGAGATAGGCGAACTCGTCGGATTCTAAGAGATCCGGTTTCTCGGTCTGCAACTTGGAGTTTCGCCATTTGAGGAGGGCATTTACAGCTTTCCGCACCGTCTTGGTGATggctttggtgggtttggttgTGGAAGCTGTAGGAGCTGGAGTGATCGTAGCCATGGAGGCAGAGGAAGAGAATGGGGCAGAGAAAAAGGGGTGGTCGAGAGAGAAGACAACTCGGGAAAGACTGGAACTTTGGAGGTTTtagttttagggtttttggagAGGGCAGGGCTTGAGAATTGTAATGTAAAATTGGTCTAACTTTGGTTTGTTATGGGCCCACATTGAATTGGGCTTAGAGACTTTGGGCGTGGAGTTGTTACCGCAAAGAAGCCGATATATTACGAAAGCCGACCAAGATCTGCGGTTTCTCATACCGACCACAATCTACAGTTACGGATGCGGTTCCATAAATCCAAAAATTTATGGTACCTAAACAAAGAGGAGAGCGAGAAGGAGATACAGACACGGCGTAAAGCTTTCTCACTTTAATCTCGAACTCTCAACTCAAAGCTATCTCTCCTCTCCTTGTCTCCGATATCTCATCGacctctctctgctctctgtCTCGGTCTCTCACTATGCTCCTCTTTGCTGCTTTCACTCTCGAGGACGGATCCACATAGGGGCAAGAGGAGTCAATTAACCCCTGCAAACCCGAAATTCACCATTGGAGGCGAAGATGTTGACCCCTGCAAATTACCCCTAAACTGCTTGATAAAATCCTGAGGGCGCAGCACACCAGCACAGCAGgcagattaccttatttctattttcaacatttaagtaaatgtcaaagacatttacttaagtttacaatgtaaataaggaagtaccccccgtttggattcaaataaaaatactagaaaatcaaattcccaccaaatcaaaatatgaaaaattggttGTAGTGTAAAATATGATTtatgctaaaaatgatggctcattaagtcaatatatacttcataataaaattcaataaaatcaagttttcttatttgatgtgtaaggaataaaagccgccaaaaattatcttgagaaaatgattattctgaaaaatcatttttcatacttagccaatattttttcttaaaacaatttttcatgtatgatatgaatgcacGAAAGAACCTAAGGTCAATTTAGGTAAAAAGCCTTATATGTTAAATCCATAAAGAGTTTTACAAGAATAACCTAACTCTTACGTATTGAAGAAATATTTGCTTGAATAAGCTCCCCCTAAAACAGTACTCATAAGCGTCCAAAGTTTGAGAGTTAGAACGCAGATAGAGCCCCGTATCAAAACTACGACGGACCTAAAAAATGACGTAAATGCCCTAAAATGAGCAGGATTGCGCTAAGATATGCCAGTTCTTATATCGAATTAGACGAGACGCCTTGGGAGGCGAAGATGATTGCactaattttttggtttattatcACATTCTTAGAGATATTTCTGGCGTATTGCAATGTGTGtctattttttgaagttgatgcAATTCTCTTTGATAATGAACATGAGTATTTTGTATGGTTTTATCTATTAACTATGAATTAGAGTATTATTGTTTCATTTCAACGGGTCTATTttgtatagaattttttttaaccttttaCATGTTGACCCCTGGAATGAAAATTTCTGAATCCGCCACTGCTCACCGCCACCTCTCTCTTTGAACCTTCTCTGTGTTTCGAGTGGAAAGGCCCTAATCTAATTGTCAAAGGTTCAAAATAGATTTTCAAGAAATATTGCACCTATAAAAAAGATAAGTTtaacaaagcaaaaaaaacttGGGAACTGGGAACTGGGAGGGAGGCAGGGACACgtgaaagaagaggaaagataAGATAGGTAGGTGTTGGTCCTTTaaggaaaataatattgtattttaatcaaatatctaaatgaaaagaaaagaaaacaatgtcagacaatatatatataatacatacTAGTCTTTCTGCATGCGCTTCCGCGAGTAAAACAAGTTTCTTTTTAAATCACGCGCGCTATGCACGACTTATAAAGTTTCGTAAATATTTTTTCGcaattgtatttatatagatgTTTGTTTCAACAGTTTCATATTTAAATCGCGTGCATGTGATATATTGTCTTAAAAGTTTTCATTTATCCACCATATTTTTCTAGACGTCCATCTTAATAGTTTAGACGCTATATGAAACTGTCTTGTTTTGGAAAACAggttctctcttcttcttcttttttcgaaAACATGTTCTTACACCACAAGCACAGTACTTTCCATACCAAAAGCATAGTACATTACACCACAAGCACGGTACTTTCCATACCAAAAGCACAGTGCATTCCTAAAACACCACATTTCATGCCAATTCCAAAGTCTTCAGCTTCAATCCGTCTGATCCACCATTCCCTCCAAAGAAGAACCTTACAATAAGCATCCATGACACCACCAATACTGCCCAAAGAACCTTCTCTCTACGTTTTGCCTTTGCTAGTGAATTCTTTAACTTATCCCACGATTTTAGCAGGCCCGGAATCACAACTTTAGACCTTTCACACATTTTCACATCATACCAAATCCAGAAATCACAACCCCATCTACTCTGCACAAAACCCACTctgtaaattcatatttgcaCCTGCTACaattcaaaatctaaaattttgCATAAAATCCAGTTTTTTACCTTTGCACATAGAGCAAATCGCCTCCTAGGATTCGAAATTGTCCATGAGGTTTAGATTCTCGCACTCTTACCACACCAACACACCGTCGCCTTATGCTTCATTTCTCCTTCGTTTTCTGGGTTAACGAACAGTCGAATAAACCTTTTGGGCTTCTCACTTCTTCAAAATCATAGCTCTTAGCTCTCAGCTATGTAGTTTTAGGATTTAGGTTAAAACTAAGGTTGAGGACGACTTTTGGGGATTTTTGTGAAATTGggctcaatttcttttttcttttttcttttttgaattgtcgaaacccaaaaataccattcaACTGTCATACGCGGAATGGTCAAATCGTTAGTGGGCTGGGTCCCACGGGTGTGATAAGTCCATAAATTTACacatttatgtactctttaTACTTGGTTTTTGTAGGAGAATTTGGTTTAAAAGGGacttattactttattttctcaattttcagcTTTCTATAGCAAGTAAATGGTTTTCAATGGAAATACGACTTTTTGGTGGAGTTTTAGTACAAGACCAGttggagatgaaagctaaGATCTTGAAGATGATTGTGGAATTTTTGTAGAATATTCTGAGTAGCCAATGAGAGCAGTCTTTGAAGTTAAGTTAGCATAAGGTGCAATCCCATCAAAACTGTGCTATTGTGGAAGAATGACTATTTGAAGactttcctaatttttttctcaaggcGTGCGATATATGGCTGGAAATATAAGACAAAGACCTacaatttacatatttttgcCTAATTTTCTTGGAGGAGGAATGACCCTAAACATGCGTGCAAATTAACTGATTTGTTATCTCAGTCCAAGTAGGAAGAGGAGTCAACCCATTTTggatttatgttttaattaggtttttctttatttttgggctGCCGTAAAAGCCCAGCTATGGTAGGAACAAATGTGTGGTGTTCTATTTAAGCATGAGAAACAACTTCTTTGGGAGTTACACACGCAAAGACTATGAGAAATTGGAGACACCGGAAGAGTACCGCAATTGGCTAagttttattgtttctttcttatgtttttgtttatgccGAATTCTATGATTAGTgtaactaattttcttttgctagggcatGATGTAGCCCTAGTATGATAatctagttttcttattttacttATCTATTGATTGTCATTTGATGTTGGATTCTTAATCACTGTGCTTAATAACTTGGTTGATTATCTTGATGCTTGATCACCATCTAGACTTTTAATTGAGTTAATCGGATGTAAATTAGAGTAAATACCATACTTAATTTGAGGCTCGCTTCTTGTGATTATGATTTGTAACTCGTCTAGGGTAAATACCAACTCCTAGGATTTACATGCTTATTGGAGGTTTTCACTAATCTTAACGAGTTTCTATATGTTGATATTTGACCTAAATACCATGGGCGAAttgcatatataaatatacgaGTTAACCTAAATATCATAGGTAAttcatgaaaaaggaaaactaagcGGCGACATCAAATGGTTAGTTAATAGGTAGGTGAATAAGAGGCTATATCGGATTACTAGTGATGAATTCATTGTCCTAATGCTtttatcaatttgaatttctcatCCTTGTGTTTCGTGActttctatttgttttgtcttttaatttcGTTGGTAATTAAATCATTCTTTCACAAACCCCTTTTGTGTTTACCTGAGTATGCTAtgtgtttaatttcttgtttatatAATTAGAGTAGTTAAAGTATTTTGTGAAGTAAATTAGGTTAGACTAATTGGAAGTTGAACTCAATCCTCGTGGGAATGACCTCGTATTTTCCATACTATATTACGATTGACCTTGTGTACTTGTGAGTATAATTTGTGTTTAGACTAATCTttataatctccatttttcaAGTGGTCTAAAATCAAGGTGCCACATTAGCATTGAAAAATTGACCATGTGGTCAACTTAACGGAAggatgaaattggacgattTTGAAAACGTAAGCtgtaaattgataaaattgataCCCTGGGGTCCATATTTAGAATGACCCCAAACTTATAGGGTGTCTTTTGTCATTAGCCCTAACTTGTAAGTTATGGGGGTACAAATAGATTTAAATTAGGCATAAAGTCATTTTTTATCCCTGTAGCTTATCATTTTTATCACTATAGTCcttgtagtttcaatttgatcaattttgtTCATGTAGTTTCAATTCTGAGCAATTTAAGGacaatctccattttttagtcaAATTACTCTAATATGAAGGGGCATTTCGGTCCAACTTATAATCCGTCCACAACCACCCCTACAAACATCCAGCAGCCCCTTCCCAACCACCTTCTCCTATCCCCCCCTCCCCGTCCCCACCCAACCTCTTCCTCCTAACTCAACTCACTCCCTATTCTTATTCACCCGTTTGATGTTTGCTCCTGTGATGGAAGGGTAAAGTTTCTcattgccttgaaaaccattgactggtcaacaagtcaactttctttagtgtgcGAGTGTGTCACTgctaataataaaaattctagcagacttcttaaaaatagaaaacttgcgccccaagttactaatTCCtaaacaaacgattgtgaatttgggtaaggaatatctcccaagtaagttcttttcctgcctcagactggtgaagacttcataatttttcacagtacaatGTTGGTAGTTCTTGCCAGAATAAATCTTAAAGAAGTGAACTGGTTTCAGGCGGAACTGACTTTTACAAAACTCTACAGTaaaaaatcaactctagaaagacaaaaagagggCTGAACTTCCATTTTTGCCTGGACATAagcttctgatccgggctggactagGTATGCTTGTGCTCGACTGGACTGTTCCCAACTTTAATTGCTAGGCTTTagttgtaaatcgataccaactTTAGAGTTTGGCAGAGttttaatatatttcaaaTCCT
It encodes:
- the LOC18782503 gene encoding ribosomal L1 domain-containing protein 1, which produces MATITPAPTASTTKPTKAITKTVRKAVNALLKWRNSKLQTEKPDLLESDEFAYLVLTLKKIPPKARINAYKVPLPNPLHSQLSELCLIYDDGPKSNLTKDFIQKKIKAENIPISKILKLSKLKTDYVPFEAKRKLLYSYDMFLADRRIVPLLPKYLGKQFFKKKKIPVPVDLEHKNWKEQVDKACGSALLFLSTGTCSVVRVAKVSMSVDEIVENVLAAINGIVEIVPKKWRDVRSFHLKFLESLALPVYQAVPDLTLKIEGAKSDEEGKEEVKKVVKSESKSLKSEKVSKKKGRIHEVRYMDSNAGEVLDDDEVVAEGDIGDGKQRENEEPGNGELGKKKRKKEKVVGESKGDKRLKKSAKVKDDAELNGEKGEFNNEKQLKKSAKVKDGDDEVPVEKQLKILAKMVDEDDATIKHKKDGLSSKGKKQDVTKMKADDLPVKGEESVGKKEKRKSEHVKLKSGEAKPKMAKRSKKAIE